In Eriocheir sinensis breed Jianghai 21 chromosome 45, ASM2467909v1, whole genome shotgun sequence, the following proteins share a genomic window:
- the LOC126980722 gene encoding titin-like isoform X32 yields MKLFVVWTLVLVLGNLGAGRQSLADGGGSKGLPQDGAASLTLEKTDVDPCRKQDEGGLKELPKVYDLTSMKPSLENGTHDTIKTVERRVINNTDEAGHLTGNKTVVEKTTETDVQPNRNVSKTTEAQVVVDEKGKESGEKHVTESETVTQSTPDNGTLTQTVDMKTVTDEKGNEINEEVVIKKEATVLTNDTKEKPKDDKAATLLLPKDDQGKNKTETTEITEERKETLPDNTTHEVLVKEKEEILPSQNSTKVTSVETKNITEKGDGLQKTEITEERKEILPSNITNEDVLKEEILPSQNSTKVTSVETKNITEMGDGLLKTEITEERKEILPSNITNEDVLKEEIFPSQNSTTVTSVETKNVTEKGDGLLKTEITEERKEILPSNITNEDVLKEEILPSQNSTTVTSVETKNITEKGDGLLRAEQTKERKETLPDNTTHEIVVKEKEEKLPSQDSTNETSVESKNVTYKGDGKDVEKETVIQKEVEKNVCNGDTKEVRDEGHLNETAEDLKHQVSDVKNKIEEEKAKAEETSPTPTQWIEQKPVAAPVIQEGKVVRKVVPAVRPMKVVRKVVPAVRPMKVVRKVVPAVRPMKVVRKVVPAVRPMKVVRKVVPAVRPMKVVRKVVPAVRPMKVVRKGVPSVRQGKVFVVHRVVEYVTPSVVTKRFPVVTQKKVLAKVPPTVTEGNIPVVTEKKVTENLIPSVTEGKVPVVTTEKVAEQVAPSATEEIVSVPKEQENVPVMTEKEVENLIPSVTEGKVPVVPQQEIVDKVAPSATEEIVSVPKMQENVPVVTEEKAENLIPSVTEGKVPVVPQQEIVDKVPPAATEEKVPVAVKEKVSEQAAPSGTEEIVTVPKEQEQVPVVTEEKVVEEVAPSVTEEKAPVVTNQTVVEKITPTATEEEVVTQRKLVEKVAPSVEENVVDIPKREEV; encoded by the exons ATGAAGCTCTTCGTAGTGTGGACGCTGGTCTTGGTGCTGGGAAATCTGGGAGCCGGCAGGCAGTCACTAGCCGACGGAGGGGGCTCCAAGGGGCTCCCGCAGGACGGGGCGGCCTCCCTTACCTTGGAAAAGACCGATGTGGACCCATGCCGAAAACAAGACGAGGGGGGACTCAAAGAGTTACCCAAAGTGTATGATCTAACGAGCATGAAGCCAAGCTTGGAAAATGGCACTCATGACACCATCAAGACCGTGGAAAGAAGAGTCATTAACAATACAGACGAGGCGGGGCATTTAACAGGAAACAAGACAGTCGTTGAAAAGACGACAGAGACTGACGTACAGCCCAACCGAAATGTATCAAAGACTACGGAAGCACAAGTCGTTGTTgatgagaaaggtaaagaaagtggCGAAAAACATGTCACAGAGAGCGAAACGGTGACGCAAAGCACTCCAGACAACGGAACCTTAACACAGACGGTGGACATGAAAACTGTAACGGACGAAAAGGGCAATGAAATAAACGAGGAGGTTgttataaagaaggaagcaacagtACTTACTAATGACACTAAAGAAAAGCCGAAGGACGATAAAGctgcaactcttcttcttccgaaGGATGACcaaggtaaaaacaaaacagaaactacagaaataacagaggaaagaaaggagactcTGCCCGACAATACAACGCATGAAGTcttagtaaaagagaaagaagaaatattgccTTCACAGAACAGCActaaagtgacatctgtggagacgaAGAATATTACAGAGAAGGGTGATGGACTTCAGAAGACAGaaataacagaggaaagaaaagagattctgcccagcaatataacgaatgaagatgTATTGAAAGAAGAAATATTGCCTTCACAGAACAGCActaaagtgacatctgtggagacgaAGAATATTACAGAGATGGGTGATGGGCTTCTGAAGACAGaaataacagaggaaagaaaagagattctgcccagcaatataacgaatgaagatgTATTGAAAGAAGAAATATTTCCTTCACAGAACAGCACTacagtgacatctgtggagacgaagaatgttacagagaagggtGATGGGCTTCTGAAGACAGaaataacagaggaaagaaaagagattctgcccagcaatataacgaatgaagatgTATTGAAAGAAGAAATATTGCCTTCACAGAACAGCACTacagtgacatctgtggagacgaAGAATATTACAGAGAAGGGTGATGGGCTTCTGAGGGCagaacaaacaaaggaaagaaaggagactcTGCCCGACAATACAACGCATGAAATTGtagttaaagagaaagaagaaaaattacctTCACAGGATAGCACTAACGAGACATCCGTGGAAAGTAAGAATGTTACATATAAGGGCgatggaaaagatgtcgagaaagaaactgtaattcaaaaagaagtcgaaaagaatgtgtgtaatgGCGACACCAAGGAGGTTCGTGACGAAGGACATCTTAACGAAACAGCTGAAGACCTGAAGCACCAAGTTAGCGACGTGAAGAACaagattgaggaagaaaaggcaaaggcTGAGGAAACAAGTCCTACGCCGACCCAATGGATAGAACAAAAACCAGTTGCCGCCCCTGTCATCCAAGAAGGcaaggtcgttagaaaggtagtccctgctgtgaggccaatgaaggtcgttagaaag gtagtccctgctgtgaggccaatgaaggtcgttagaaaggtagtccctgctgtgaggccaatgaaggtcgttagaaaggtagtccctgctgtgaggccaatgaaggtcgttagaaaggtagtccctgctgtgaggccaatgaaggtcgttagaaag gtagtccctgctgtgaggccaatgaaggtcgttagaaag gGTGTGCCCTCGGTGAGACAAGGAAAAGTCTTCGTTGTGCATCGAGTTGTTGAATACGTCACCCCTTCGGTGGTAACAAAAAGATTCCCCGTTGTGACACAGAAGAAGGTTCTTGCAAAGGTTCCCCCTACGGTGACAGAAGGAAACATCCCCGTTGTTACAGAAAAGAAAGTTACTGAGAATCTTATCCCCtctgtgacagaaggaaaagtgcCGGTTGTGACAACTGAGAAGGTTGCTGAGCAGGTTGCCCCTTCGGCAACAGAAGAGATCGTCAGTGTCCCCAAGGAGCAAGAAAATGTCCCTGTCATGACAGAAAAAGAGGTTGAGAATCTTATCCCCtctgtgacagaaggaaaagtaccggtagtccctcaacaggagaTTGTTGACAAGGTTGCCCCTTCGGCGACAGAAGAGATCGTCAGTGTCCCCAAGATGCAAGAAAATGTCCCTGTCGTAAcagaagaaaaggctgagaatcttatcccctctgtgacagaaggaaaagtgccggtagtccctcaacaggagaTTGTTGACAAG gTTCCCCCTGcggcgacagaagaaaaagttcctgtcgCGGTCAAAGAGAAAGTTAGTGAACAGGCAGCCCCTTCGGggacagaagagattgtcactgttcccaaagagcaagaacaagtccctgttgtaacagaggaaaaggtcgTTGAAGAGGTTGCCCCCTCCGTAACAGAGGAAAAAGCtcccgttgtgacaaatcagacGGTTGTCGAAAAGATTACTCCTACCGCAACAGAGGAAGAAGTTGTCACTCAACGGAAGCTCGTTGAGAAGGTTGCCCCCTCTGTCGAGGAAAATGTAGTTGACATTCCAAAGAGGGAGGAAGTGTAG
- the LOC126980722 gene encoding titin-like isoform X23 — protein MKLFVVWTLVLVLGNLGAGRQSLADGGGSKGLPQDGAASLTLEKTDVDPCRKQDEGGLKELPKVYDLTSMKPSLENGTHDTIKTVERRVINNTDEAGHLTGNKTVVEKTTETDVQPNRNVSKTTEAQVVVDEKGKESGEKHVTESETVTQSTPDNGTLTQTVDMKTVTDEKGNEINEEVVIKKEATVLTNDTKEKPKDDKAATLLLPKDDQGKNKTETTEITEERKETLPDNTTHEVLVKEKEEILPSQNSTKVTSVETKNITEKGDGLQKTEITEERKEILPSNITNEDVLKEEILPSQNSTKVTSVETKNITEMGDGLLKTEITEERKEILPSNITNEDVLKEEIFPSQNSTTVTSVETKNVTEKGDGLLKTEITEERKEILPSNITNEDVLKEEILPSQNSTTVTSVETKNITEKGDGLLRAEQTKERKETLPDNTTHEIVVKEKEEKLPSQDSTNETSVESKNVTYKGDGKDVEKETVIQKEVEKNVCNGDTKEVRDEGHLNETAEDLKHQVSDVKNKIEEEKAKAEETSPTPTQWIEQKPVAAPVIQEGKVVRKVVPAVRPMKVVRKVVPAVRPMKVVRKVVPAVRPMKVVRKVVPAVRPMKVVRKVVPAVRPMKVVRKVVPAVRPMKVVRKVVPVMRPMKVVRKGVPSVRQGKVFVVHRVVEYVTPSVVTKRFPVVTQKKVLAKVPPTVTEGNIPVVTEKKVTENLIPSVTEGKVPVVTTEKVAEQVAPSATEEIVSVPKEQENVPVMTEKEVENLIPSVTEGKVPVVPQQEIVDKVAPSATEEIVSVPKMQENVPVVTEEKAENLIPSVTEGKVPVVPQQEIVDKVPPAATEEKVPVAVKEKVSEQAAPSGTEEIVTVPKEQEQVPVVTEEKVVEEVAPSVTEEKAPVVTNQTVVEKITPTATEEEVVTQRKLVEKVAPSVEENVVDIPKREEV, from the exons ATGAAGCTCTTCGTAGTGTGGACGCTGGTCTTGGTGCTGGGAAATCTGGGAGCCGGCAGGCAGTCACTAGCCGACGGAGGGGGCTCCAAGGGGCTCCCGCAGGACGGGGCGGCCTCCCTTACCTTGGAAAAGACCGATGTGGACCCATGCCGAAAACAAGACGAGGGGGGACTCAAAGAGTTACCCAAAGTGTATGATCTAACGAGCATGAAGCCAAGCTTGGAAAATGGCACTCATGACACCATCAAGACCGTGGAAAGAAGAGTCATTAACAATACAGACGAGGCGGGGCATTTAACAGGAAACAAGACAGTCGTTGAAAAGACGACAGAGACTGACGTACAGCCCAACCGAAATGTATCAAAGACTACGGAAGCACAAGTCGTTGTTgatgagaaaggtaaagaaagtggCGAAAAACATGTCACAGAGAGCGAAACGGTGACGCAAAGCACTCCAGACAACGGAACCTTAACACAGACGGTGGACATGAAAACTGTAACGGACGAAAAGGGCAATGAAATAAACGAGGAGGTTgttataaagaaggaagcaacagtACTTACTAATGACACTAAAGAAAAGCCGAAGGACGATAAAGctgcaactcttcttcttccgaaGGATGACcaaggtaaaaacaaaacagaaactacagaaataacagaggaaagaaaggagactcTGCCCGACAATACAACGCATGAAGTcttagtaaaagagaaagaagaaatattgccTTCACAGAACAGCActaaagtgacatctgtggagacgaAGAATATTACAGAGAAGGGTGATGGACTTCAGAAGACAGaaataacagaggaaagaaaagagattctgcccagcaatataacgaatgaagatgTATTGAAAGAAGAAATATTGCCTTCACAGAACAGCActaaagtgacatctgtggagacgaAGAATATTACAGAGATGGGTGATGGGCTTCTGAAGACAGaaataacagaggaaagaaaagagattctgcccagcaatataacgaatgaagatgTATTGAAAGAAGAAATATTTCCTTCACAGAACAGCACTacagtgacatctgtggagacgaagaatgttacagagaagggtGATGGGCTTCTGAAGACAGaaataacagaggaaagaaaagagattctgcccagcaatataacgaatgaagatgTATTGAAAGAAGAAATATTGCCTTCACAGAACAGCACTacagtgacatctgtggagacgaAGAATATTACAGAGAAGGGTGATGGGCTTCTGAGGGCagaacaaacaaaggaaagaaaggagactcTGCCCGACAATACAACGCATGAAATTGtagttaaagagaaagaagaaaaattacctTCACAGGATAGCACTAACGAGACATCCGTGGAAAGTAAGAATGTTACATATAAGGGCgatggaaaagatgtcgagaaagaaactgtaattcaaaaagaagtcgaaaagaatgtgtgtaatgGCGACACCAAGGAGGTTCGTGACGAAGGACATCTTAACGAAACAGCTGAAGACCTGAAGCACCAAGTTAGCGACGTGAAGAACaagattgaggaagaaaaggcaaaggcTGAGGAAACAAGTCCTACGCCGACCCAATGGATAGAACAAAAACCAGTTGCCGCCCCTGTCATCCAAGAAGGcaaggtcgttagaaaggtagtccctgctgtgaggccaatgaaggtcgttagaaag gtagtccctgctgtgaggccaatgaaggtcgttagaaaggtagtccctgctgtgaggccaatgaaggtcgttagaaaggtagtccctgctgtgaggccaatgaaggtcgttagaaaggtagtccctgctgtgaggccaatgaaggtcgttagaaag gtagtccctgctgtgaggccaatgaaggtcgttagaaaggtagtccctgttatgaggccaatgaaggtcgttagaaag gGTGTGCCCTCGGTGAGACAAGGAAAAGTCTTCGTTGTGCATCGAGTTGTTGAATACGTCACCCCTTCGGTGGTAACAAAAAGATTCCCCGTTGTGACACAGAAGAAGGTTCTTGCAAAGGTTCCCCCTACGGTGACAGAAGGAAACATCCCCGTTGTTACAGAAAAGAAAGTTACTGAGAATCTTATCCCCtctgtgacagaaggaaaagtgcCGGTTGTGACAACTGAGAAGGTTGCTGAGCAGGTTGCCCCTTCGGCAACAGAAGAGATCGTCAGTGTCCCCAAGGAGCAAGAAAATGTCCCTGTCATGACAGAAAAAGAGGTTGAGAATCTTATCCCCtctgtgacagaaggaaaagtaccggtagtccctcaacaggagaTTGTTGACAAGGTTGCCCCTTCGGCGACAGAAGAGATCGTCAGTGTCCCCAAGATGCAAGAAAATGTCCCTGTCGTAAcagaagaaaaggctgagaatcttatcccctctgtgacagaaggaaaagtgccggtagtccctcaacaggagaTTGTTGACAAG gTTCCCCCTGcggcgacagaagaaaaagttcctgtcgCGGTCAAAGAGAAAGTTAGTGAACAGGCAGCCCCTTCGGggacagaagagattgtcactgttcccaaagagcaagaacaagtccctgttgtaacagaggaaaaggtcgTTGAAGAGGTTGCCCCCTCCGTAACAGAGGAAAAAGCtcccgttgtgacaaatcagacGGTTGTCGAAAAGATTACTCCTACCGCAACAGAGGAAGAAGTTGTCACTCAACGGAAGCTCGTTGAGAAGGTTGCCCCCTCTGTCGAGGAAAATGTAGTTGACATTCCAAAGAGGGAGGAAGTGTAG
- the LOC126980722 gene encoding titin-like isoform X47, which yields MKLFVVWTLVLVLGNLGAGRQSLADGGGSKGLPQDGAASLTLEKTDVDPCRKQDEGGLKELPKVYDLTSMKPSLENGTHDTIKTVERRVINNTDEAGHLTGNKTVVEKTTETDVQPNRNVSKTTEAQVVVDEKGKESGEKHVTESETVTQSTPDNGTLTQTVDMKTVTDEKGNEINEEVVIKKEATVLTNDTKEKPKDDKAATLLLPKDDQGKNKTETTEITEERKETLPDNTTHEVLVKEKEEILPSQNSTKVTSVETKNITEKGDGLQKTEITEERKEILPSNITNEDVLKEEILPSQNSTKVTSVETKNITEMGDGLLKTEITEERKEILPSNITNEDVLKEEIFPSQNSTTVTSVETKNVTEKGDGLLKTEITEERKEILPSNITNEDVLKEEILPSQNSTTVTSVETKNITEKGDGLLRAEQTKERKETLPDNTTHEIVVKEKEEKLPSQDSTNETSVESKNVTYKGDGKDVEKETVIQKEVEKNVCNGDTKEVRDEGHLNETAEDLKHQVSDVKNKIEEEKAKAEETSPTPTQWIEQKPVAAPVIQEGKVVRKVVPAVRPMKVVRKVVPAVRPMKVVRKVVPAVRPMKVVRKGVPSVRQGKVFVVHRVVEYVTPSVVTKRFPVVTQKKVLAKVPPTVTEGNIPVVTEKKVTENLIPSVTEGKVPVVTTEKVAEQVAPSATEEIVSVPKEQENVPVMTEKEVENLIPSVTEGKVPVVPQQEIVDKVAPSATEEIVSVPKMQENVPVVTEEKAENLIPSVTEGKVPVVPQQEIVDKVPPAATEEKVPVAVKEKVSEQAAPSGTEEIVTVPKEQEQVPVVTEEKVVEEVAPSVTEEKAPVVTNQTVVEKITPTATEEEVVTQRKLVEKVAPSVEENVVDIPKREEV from the exons ATGAAGCTCTTCGTAGTGTGGACGCTGGTCTTGGTGCTGGGAAATCTGGGAGCCGGCAGGCAGTCACTAGCCGACGGAGGGGGCTCCAAGGGGCTCCCGCAGGACGGGGCGGCCTCCCTTACCTTGGAAAAGACCGATGTGGACCCATGCCGAAAACAAGACGAGGGGGGACTCAAAGAGTTACCCAAAGTGTATGATCTAACGAGCATGAAGCCAAGCTTGGAAAATGGCACTCATGACACCATCAAGACCGTGGAAAGAAGAGTCATTAACAATACAGACGAGGCGGGGCATTTAACAGGAAACAAGACAGTCGTTGAAAAGACGACAGAGACTGACGTACAGCCCAACCGAAATGTATCAAAGACTACGGAAGCACAAGTCGTTGTTgatgagaaaggtaaagaaagtggCGAAAAACATGTCACAGAGAGCGAAACGGTGACGCAAAGCACTCCAGACAACGGAACCTTAACACAGACGGTGGACATGAAAACTGTAACGGACGAAAAGGGCAATGAAATAAACGAGGAGGTTgttataaagaaggaagcaacagtACTTACTAATGACACTAAAGAAAAGCCGAAGGACGATAAAGctgcaactcttcttcttccgaaGGATGACcaaggtaaaaacaaaacagaaactacagaaataacagaggaaagaaaggagactcTGCCCGACAATACAACGCATGAAGTcttagtaaaagagaaagaagaaatattgccTTCACAGAACAGCActaaagtgacatctgtggagacgaAGAATATTACAGAGAAGGGTGATGGACTTCAGAAGACAGaaataacagaggaaagaaaagagattctgcccagcaatataacgaatgaagatgTATTGAAAGAAGAAATATTGCCTTCACAGAACAGCActaaagtgacatctgtggagacgaAGAATATTACAGAGATGGGTGATGGGCTTCTGAAGACAGaaataacagaggaaagaaaagagattctgcccagcaatataacgaatgaagatgTATTGAAAGAAGAAATATTTCCTTCACAGAACAGCACTacagtgacatctgtggagacgaagaatgttacagagaagggtGATGGGCTTCTGAAGACAGaaataacagaggaaagaaaagagattctgcccagcaatataacgaatgaagatgTATTGAAAGAAGAAATATTGCCTTCACAGAACAGCACTacagtgacatctgtggagacgaAGAATATTACAGAGAAGGGTGATGGGCTTCTGAGGGCagaacaaacaaaggaaagaaaggagactcTGCCCGACAATACAACGCATGAAATTGtagttaaagagaaagaagaaaaattacctTCACAGGATAGCACTAACGAGACATCCGTGGAAAGTAAGAATGTTACATATAAGGGCgatggaaaagatgtcgagaaagaaactgtaattcaaaaagaagtcgaaaagaatgtgtgtaatgGCGACACCAAGGAGGTTCGTGACGAAGGACATCTTAACGAAACAGCTGAAGACCTGAAGCACCAAGTTAGCGACGTGAAGAACaagattgaggaagaaaaggcaaaggcTGAGGAAACAAGTCCTACGCCGACCCAATGGATAGAACAAAAACCAGTTGCCGCCCCTGTCATCCAAGAAGGcaaggtcgttagaaaggtagtccctgctgtgaggccaatgaaggtcgttagaaag gtagtccctgctgtgaggccaatgaaggtcgttagaaaggtagtccctgctgtgaggccaatgaaggtcgttagaaag gGTGTGCCCTCGGTGAGACAAGGAAAAGTCTTCGTTGTGCATCGAGTTGTTGAATACGTCACCCCTTCGGTGGTAACAAAAAGATTCCCCGTTGTGACACAGAAGAAGGTTCTTGCAAAGGTTCCCCCTACGGTGACAGAAGGAAACATCCCCGTTGTTACAGAAAAGAAAGTTACTGAGAATCTTATCCCCtctgtgacagaaggaaaagtgcCGGTTGTGACAACTGAGAAGGTTGCTGAGCAGGTTGCCCCTTCGGCAACAGAAGAGATCGTCAGTGTCCCCAAGGAGCAAGAAAATGTCCCTGTCATGACAGAAAAAGAGGTTGAGAATCTTATCCCCtctgtgacagaaggaaaagtaccggtagtccctcaacaggagaTTGTTGACAAGGTTGCCCCTTCGGCGACAGAAGAGATCGTCAGTGTCCCCAAGATGCAAGAAAATGTCCCTGTCGTAAcagaagaaaaggctgagaatcttatcccctctgtgacagaaggaaaagtgccggtagtccctcaacaggagaTTGTTGACAAG gTTCCCCCTGcggcgacagaagaaaaagttcctgtcgCGGTCAAAGAGAAAGTTAGTGAACAGGCAGCCCCTTCGGggacagaagagattgtcactgttcccaaagagcaagaacaagtccctgttgtaacagaggaaaaggtcgTTGAAGAGGTTGCCCCCTCCGTAACAGAGGAAAAAGCtcccgttgtgacaaatcagacGGTTGTCGAAAAGATTACTCCTACCGCAACAGAGGAAGAAGTTGTCACTCAACGGAAGCTCGTTGAGAAGGTTGCCCCCTCTGTCGAGGAAAATGTAGTTGACATTCCAAAGAGGGAGGAAGTGTAG
- the LOC126980722 gene encoding titin-like isoform X13 yields the protein MKLFVVWTLVLVLGNLGAGRQSLADGGGSKGLPQDGAASLTLEKTDVDPCRKQDEGGLKELPKVYDLTSMKPSLENGTHDTIKTVERRVINNTDEAGHLTGNKTVVEKTTETDVQPNRNVSKTTEAQVVVDEKGKESGEKHVTESETVTQSTPDNGTLTQTVDMKTVTDEKGNEINEEVVIKKEATVLTNDTKEKPKDDKAATLLLPKDDQGKNKTETTEITEERKETLPDNTTHEVLVKEKEEILPSQNSTKVTSVETKNITEKGDGLQKTEITEERKEILPSNITNEDVLKEEILPSQNSTKVTSVETKNITEMGDGLLKTEITEERKEILPSNITNEDVLKEEIFPSQNSTTVTSVETKNVTEKGDGLLKTEITEERKEILPSNITNEDVLKEEILPSQNSTTVTSVETKNITEKGDGLLRAEQTKERKETLPDNTTHEIVVKEKEEKLPSQDSTNETSVESKNVTYKGDGKDVEKETVIQKEVEKNVCNGDTKEVRDEGHLNETAEDLKHQVSDVKNKIEEEKAKAEETSPTPTQWIEQKPVAAPVIQEGKVVRKVVPAVRPMKVVRKVVPAVRPMKVVRKVVPAVRPMKVVRKVVPAVRPMKVVRKVVPAVRPMKVVRKVVPAVRPMKVVRKVVPVMRPMKVVRKVVPVMRPMKVVRKGVPSVRQGKVFVVHRVVEYVTPSVVTKRFPVVTQKKVLAKVPPTVTEGNIPVVTEKKVTENLIPSVTEGKVPVVTTEKVAEQVAPSATEEIVSVPKEQENVPVMTEKEVENLIPSVTEGKVPVVPQQEIVDKVAPSATEEIVSVPKMQENVPVVTEEKAENLIPSVTEGKVPVVPQQEIVDKVPPAATEEKVPVAVKEKVSEQAAPSGTEEIVTVPKEQEQVPVVTEEKVVEEVAPSVTEEKAPVVTNQTVVEKITPTATEEEVVTQRKLVEKVAPSVEENVVDIPKREEV from the exons ATGAAGCTCTTCGTAGTGTGGACGCTGGTCTTGGTGCTGGGAAATCTGGGAGCCGGCAGGCAGTCACTAGCCGACGGAGGGGGCTCCAAGGGGCTCCCGCAGGACGGGGCGGCCTCCCTTACCTTGGAAAAGACCGATGTGGACCCATGCCGAAAACAAGACGAGGGGGGACTCAAAGAGTTACCCAAAGTGTATGATCTAACGAGCATGAAGCCAAGCTTGGAAAATGGCACTCATGACACCATCAAGACCGTGGAAAGAAGAGTCATTAACAATACAGACGAGGCGGGGCATTTAACAGGAAACAAGACAGTCGTTGAAAAGACGACAGAGACTGACGTACAGCCCAACCGAAATGTATCAAAGACTACGGAAGCACAAGTCGTTGTTgatgagaaaggtaaagaaagtggCGAAAAACATGTCACAGAGAGCGAAACGGTGACGCAAAGCACTCCAGACAACGGAACCTTAACACAGACGGTGGACATGAAAACTGTAACGGACGAAAAGGGCAATGAAATAAACGAGGAGGTTgttataaagaaggaagcaacagtACTTACTAATGACACTAAAGAAAAGCCGAAGGACGATAAAGctgcaactcttcttcttccgaaGGATGACcaaggtaaaaacaaaacagaaactacagaaataacagaggaaagaaaggagactcTGCCCGACAATACAACGCATGAAGTcttagtaaaagagaaagaagaaatattgccTTCACAGAACAGCActaaagtgacatctgtggagacgaAGAATATTACAGAGAAGGGTGATGGACTTCAGAAGACAGaaataacagaggaaagaaaagagattctgcccagcaatataacgaatgaagatgTATTGAAAGAAGAAATATTGCCTTCACAGAACAGCActaaagtgacatctgtggagacgaAGAATATTACAGAGATGGGTGATGGGCTTCTGAAGACAGaaataacagaggaaagaaaagagattctgcccagcaatataacgaatgaagatgTATTGAAAGAAGAAATATTTCCTTCACAGAACAGCACTacagtgacatctgtggagacgaagaatgttacagagaagggtGATGGGCTTCTGAAGACAGaaataacagaggaaagaaaagagattctgcccagcaatataacgaatgaagatgTATTGAAAGAAGAAATATTGCCTTCACAGAACAGCACTacagtgacatctgtggagacgaAGAATATTACAGAGAAGGGTGATGGGCTTCTGAGGGCagaacaaacaaaggaaagaaaggagactcTGCCCGACAATACAACGCATGAAATTGtagttaaagagaaagaagaaaaattacctTCACAGGATAGCACTAACGAGACATCCGTGGAAAGTAAGAATGTTACATATAAGGGCgatggaaaagatgtcgagaaagaaactgtaattcaaaaagaagtcgaaaagaatgtgtgtaatgGCGACACCAAGGAGGTTCGTGACGAAGGACATCTTAACGAAACAGCTGAAGACCTGAAGCACCAAGTTAGCGACGTGAAGAACaagattgaggaagaaaaggcaaaggcTGAGGAAACAAGTCCTACGCCGACCCAATGGATAGAACAAAAACCAGTTGCCGCCCCTGTCATCCAAGAAGGcaaggtcgttagaaaggtagtccctgctgtgaggccaatgaaggtcgttagaaag gtagtccctgctgtgaggccaatgaaggtcgttagaaaggtagtccctgctgtgaggccaatgaaggtcgttagaaaggtagtccctgctgtgaggccaatgaaggtcgttagaaaggtagtccctgctgtgaggccaatgaaggtcgttagaaag gtagtccctgctgtgaggccaatgaaggtcgttagaaaggtagtccctgttatgaggccaatgaaggtcgttagaaaggtagtccctgttatgaggccaatgaaggtcgttagaaaggGTGTGCCCTCGGTGAGACAAGGAAAAGTCTTCGTTGTGCATCGAGTTGTTGAATACGTCACCCCTTCGGTGGTAACAAAAAGATTCCCCGTTGTGACACAGAAGAAGGTTCTTGCAAAGGTTCCCCCTACGGTGACAGAAGGAAACATCCCCGTTGTTACAGAAAAGAAAGTTACTGAGAATCTTATCCCCtctgtgacagaaggaaaagtgcCGGTTGTGACAACTGAGAAGGTTGCTGAGCAGGTTGCCCCTTCGGCAACAGAAGAGATCGTCAGTGTCCCCAAGGAGCAAGAAAATGTCCCTGTCATGACAGAAAAAGAGGTTGAGAATCTTATCCCCtctgtgacagaaggaaaagtaccggtagtccctcaacaggagaTTGTTGACAAGGTTGCCCCTTCGGCGACAGAAGAGATCGTCAGTGTCCCCAAGATGCAAGAAAATGTCCCTGTCGTAAcagaagaaaaggctgagaatcttatcccctctgtgacagaaggaaaagtgccggtagtccctcaacaggagaTTGTTGACAAG gTTCCCCCTGcggcgacagaagaaaaagttcctgtcgCGGTCAAAGAGAAAGTTAGTGAACAGGCAGCCCCTTCGGggacagaagagattgtcactgttcccaaagagcaagaacaagtccctgttgtaacagaggaaaaggtcgTTGAAGAGGTTGCCCCCTCCGTAACAGAGGAAAAAGCtcccgttgtgacaaatcagacGGTTGTCGAAAAGATTACTCCTACCGCAACAGAGGAAGAAGTTGTCACTCAACGGAAGCTCGTTGAGAAGGTTGCCCCCTCTGTCGAGGAAAATGTAGTTGACATTCCAAAGAGGGAGGAAGTGTAG